Proteins encoded together in one Macadamia integrifolia cultivar HAES 741 chromosome 8, SCU_Mint_v3, whole genome shotgun sequence window:
- the LOC122085986 gene encoding glyoxylate/hydroxypyruvate reductase HPR3-like, translating to MESPEEEAKQQLPVVLQLMPVPAIATAEDRFSKKFKFLKAWESSLPKDLFLTTHAQSVRALLCSGRTPVTVDVLRCLPSLQCIVTTSAGLNHIDLDECRRRGIAITNAGDCFSVDGADYAIGLLLDVLRRISAADRYVRQGFWPIKGDYPLGSRLGGKRVGIVGLGNIGVEVAKRLVAFGCSISYNSRKKKPSVAFPYYSGVLDLAANSDVLIICCALTKETHHIINRDVLLALGEKGVIVNVGRGAHIDEKELIHCLVQGEIGGAGLDVYENEPHVPKELLDLDNVVLSPHRAVLTHESDSSRHDLLMANLEAFFSNKPLLSEVKDE from the exons ATGGAGAGcccagaagaagaagcaaaacaaCAACTTCCGGTGGTTTTACAACTCATGCCTGTCCCTGCAATAGCGACTGCGGAAGATCGATTCTCGAAGAAGTTCAAATTTCTCAAGGCCTGGGAGTCGTCGTTGCCCAAGGATCTCTTCTTGACCACACATGCGCAGTCGGTGAGAGCCCTTCTCTGTTCTGGCAGAACCCCTGTCACTGTCGACGTCCTTCGATGTCTTCCCTCTCTCCAATGTATAGTCACTACCAGCGCTGGTCTCAACCACATCGATTTAGATGAGTGCCGGAGGAGGGGAATTGCTATAACAAATGCTGGAGACTGTTTCTCCGTAGACGGTGCTGATTACGCCATTGGACTATTGCTCGATGTCCTAAGACGGATCTCTGCTGCCGACCGCTATGTACGCCAGGGGTTTTGGCCCATCAAGGGGGACTATCCTCTTGGCTCCAGG TTGGGAGGAAAGCGAGTGGGGATTGTTGGTCTGGGAAATATAGGCGTTGAAGTTGCAAAAAGGCTTGTGGCCTTTGGCTGCAGTATCTCTTacaactcaaggaagaagaagccaTCTGTTGCATTTCCATACTATTCTGGTGTCCTTGATCTTGCAGCTAATAGTGATGTTCTCATTATTTGTTGTGCATTGACCAAGGAAACACACCATATCATTAACAGGGATGTACTGTTGGCATTGGGAGAGAAAGGAGTCATTGTTAATGTGGGTCGTGGAGCTCACATTGATGAGAAGGAATTGATTCATTGTTTGGTCCAAGGTGAAATTGGAGGTGCTGGTCTGGATGTGTATGAGAATGAGCCACATGTGCCCAAAGAGCTTCTTGACTTGGATAATGTTGTATTATCTCCACATAGAGCTGTCCTTACGCATGAATCTGATTCGTCGAGGCATGATTTGCTGATGGCCAATTTGGAGGCGTTCTTCTCAAATAAACCATTGCTTTCTGAGGTGAAGGATGAATGA
- the LOC122087596 gene encoding glyoxylate/hydroxypyruvate reductase HPR3-like, which yields MEKLPVVLQLRPVPAIAAVEDRFLKKFRFPKAWESSMPMNLFLTTQAQSVRALLCSSGTHVTADALRCLPSLQCIVTASAGLNHINLAECRQRGIAIANSGDSFSEDAADYAIGLFLDVLRRIFAGDRFVRREFWPTKGVYPLGSRSRGKRVGIVGLGQIGSEVAKRLLAFGCSISYNSRKKKPSIAFPYYSDVRDLAANSVVLILCCALTKETHHIINRDVLLELGEKGVIINVGRDDLIDEKELILCLMQREIGGAGLDVIENEPDVPKELLVLDNVKLSPHRAVWTPESLLSLQDLTIANLEAFFSDKPLVSEFRGEG from the exons ATGGAGAAGCTACCGGTGGTTTTACAACTTCGTCCCGTCCCTGCAATCGCAGCTGTTGAAGATCGATTCTTGAAGAAGTTCAGATTTCCCAAGGCCTGGGAGTCGTCGATGCCCATGAACCTCTTCTTGACCACACAAGCGCAGTCAGTGAGAGCCCTTCTTTGCTCTAGCGGTACCCATGTCACAGCCGACGCCCTTCGATGCCTTCCCTCTCTTCAATGCATCGTCACTGCCAGCGCCGGTCTCAACCACATCAATTTGGCCGAGTGTCGGCAGAGGGGCATTGCCATAGCTAATTCTGGCGACTCTTTCTCTGAAGACGCTGCTGATTACGCAATTGGGCTCTTTCTTGATGTCCTCAGACGTATCTTCGCCGGCGACCGGTTCGTCCGCCGGGAATTCTGGCCTACGAAGGGCGTGTATCCTCTAGGCTCCAGG TCAAGAGGTAAACGAGTGGGGATTGTTGGTCTAGGACAAATAGGCTCTGAAGTTGCAAAAAGGCTTCTGGCCTTTGGCTGCAGCATCTCTTacaactcaaggaagaagaagccaTCTATTGCATTTCCATACTATTCAGATGTCCGTGACCTTGCAGCTAATAGTGTTGTTCTCATTCTTTGTTGTGCATTGACCAAGGAAACACACCACATCATTAACAGGGATGTATTATTAGAACTGGGAGAGAAAGGGGTTATCATCAACGTTGGACGGGATGATCTTATTGATGAGAAGGAACTGATTCTGTGTTTGATGCAAAGAGAAATTGGAGGTGCTGGTCTGGATGTGATTGAGAATGAGCCTGATGTGCCCAAAGAGCTTCTTGTGTTAGATAATGTTAAATTGTCTCCACATAGAGCTGTGTGGACACCAGAATCCCTTCTGTCATTGCAGGATTTAACGATAGCCAACTTGGAGGCTTTCTTCTCGGATAAACCATTGGTTTCAGAATTCAGAGGTGAAGGATGA
- the LOC122087595 gene encoding glyoxylate/hydroxypyruvate reductase HPR3-like — protein sequence MADEEKEEQRQAEMEKLPVVLQVHPVFAIAPIEDRYLKKFRFLKAWESSMPLDLFLTTHAQSVRALLCSGGTGIPVTADVLRFLPSLRCIVTTSAGLNHIDLAECRRRGIAIANSGDAFSEDVADYAIGLLLDVLRRISAANRYVRQGLWPTQGEYPLGSRLGGKRVGIVGLGHIGSEVAKRLVAFGCSVSYNSRKKKPFVAFPYYSDVLDLAANSDVLIVCCALTKETHHIINRDVLLALGEKGVIVNVGRGAHIDEKELIHCLVQGEIGGAGLDVYENEPHVPKELLALDNVVLSPHRAVFTPESFLSLHDVLIANLEAFFSDKPLLSEVKDE from the exons ATGGCGgacgaagaaaaagaagaacaacGACAAGCAGAAATGGAGAAGCTACCGGTGGTTTTACAAGTTCATCCCGTCTTTGCAATCGCTCCTATTGAAGATCGATACTTGAAGAAGTTCAGATTTCTCAAGGCCTGGGAGTCGTCGATGCCCTTGGACCTCTTCTTGACCACACATGCTCAGTCGGTGAGAGCCCTTCTCTGCTCTGGCGGTACTGGTATCCCTGTCACCGCCGACGTCCTTCGATTCCTTCCCTCTCTCCGATGCATCGTCACTACCAGCGCCGGTCTCAACCACATCGATTTGGCCGAATGCCGGCGGAGGGGCATTGCCATAGCTAATTCTGGCGACGCGTTCTCTGAAGACGTTGCTGATTACGCAATTGGGCTCCTTCTCGATGTCCTCAGACGTATCTCCGCTGCTAATCGTTATGTCCGACAGGGACTTTGGCCTACCCAGGGCGAGTATCCTTTAGGCTCCAGG TTAGGAGGTAAACGAGTGGGGATTGTTGGCCTAGGACATATAGGCTCTGAAGTTGCAAAAAGGCTTGTGGCCTTTGGCTGCAGTGTCTCTTacaactcaaggaagaagaagccaTTTGTTGCGTTTCCATACTATTCGGATGTCCTTGACCTTGCAGCTAATAGTGATGTTCTCATTGTTTGTTGTGCATTGACAAAGGAAACACACCATATCATTAACAGGGATGTGCTGTTAGCATTGGGAGAGAAAGGAGTCATTGTTAATGTGGGTCGCGGAGCTCACATCGATGAGAAGGAATTGATTCATTGTTTGGTGCAAGGTGAAATTGGAGGTGCTGGTCTGGATGTGTATGAGAATGAGCCTCATGTGCCCAAAGAGCTTCTTGCCTTAGATAATGTTGTATTGTCTCCACATAGAGCTGTGTTTACACCGGAATCCTTTTTGTCATTGCATGATGTGCTTATAGCCAACTTGGAAGCATTCTTCTCAGATAAACCATTGCTTTCGGAGGTGAAGGATGAATGA